The genomic window GGTCGGCCCGCCGGGCCTGCTCGCCGCGGTGATCCTGGGCCTGGGCCTGGATCGGCTCCCCGGGCGCCTCCTCGCCGGCGGTGTCGACGAGCTCGAAAGCAACCCCGTCGCAGTCGCAGCGGGCGACCAGGTAATCCCGGGTGGTGCCGGCGACGGGCGAGACGATGGCGTGATCCTCGCCGGCCATCGCGTTGAACAGGCGGCTCTTGCCGGCGTTCGGGGGCCCGAGGAGCACCACGCGCGGCAGGTGCGAGGGCCGGTCGCGGCCGGAGAGCCTCGCGGCGAGGCCGGCGAGGTCGGCCGAGGCGGCGTCGAGCTCGCCCGCGAGCCGGGCGTCCGCGACGGGATCCACGTCGTGTTCGTCCACGAAGTCGAGGTTGGCCTCGATGAGCGCCGTGAGGTCCAGCAGCCGGTCGCGGAGGGCCGCGATCGGCGCGGAGATGCCGCCGGCGAGTTGCTCGAGCGCGGCCTCGAGCTGGGCCGGATTCTGGGCGTCGATCACCCCGAGCACCGCCTCGGCGCGGGTCAGGTCCAGCCGGCCGTTGAGGAAGGCCCTGAGGGTGAACTCGCCGGCCTGCGCGGGCCTCGCCCCCCGCGCCAGGCATTGCGAGAGGACCAGGTCCAGGAGCGGCGGCGAGCCGACCAGGTGGACCTCGGCCACGTCCTGGCCGGTGTAGGTCCGGGGTGCCGGCCAGAGAGCCAGGGCCGCCGCCAGCCTCGGCCTCAGGCCTTCCAGGGCGAGCCATCCGCGACGGAGCGAGGCCCGAGGCGGGCGGTCCGCCGGCGCGTCGAGCTCGGGCTGGAAGAAGGACCCGGCGATGCGGAAGGCGTCCGCGCCCGTGATGCGGACCAGGCCCCGCGCGCCGGGGCCCGGCGCGCTGGAGATGGCCGCGATCGTGTCATCGGTATCGAGCGGCGATGACATGGCGGGGGGCCCGGGCGGCTCGCCGGCTCACGGGGATTGCTTCCGGCCCGGCTTCGGCCGCGGCCGGGTGCGGTCGCGACGGTCGTCGCGATCCGTCTTGCGATCCTTGCCCTTGCCCTCGCGATCGTCGGTCAGCTTGCGGTAGGTCGGATCCTTGCGGGCCTCCTCGAGGATCCGCTCCATGAACTGGCCGAAGGCGCCGGGGGGCTTCTTCGGGGCGGCCGGTCCCCGGCCGTTGCCCCCGCCGCCCTTGCCCGGGCCGCCCTTGCCCGCGTCGCCGCCGAGGGCGTCGGCCTCGGGCGTGTTCTCCGCGGCGTGCGTGATCTTGGGCAGGAGGAGCCGCTCGCCGATGGACCAGAGGCTGCTCGTGATGAAGTAGATGCCCAGGCCGGCGGGGACCTTGTAGAACATCACGGCCATGAAGACCATCATGAACTGCATCGTCGTCTGCTGCGTCTTCGCCTCGGGCGTGGTCGCCGGGGGCGAGAAGAGCTTCGTCTGCACGAGCATCAGGCCGACGACCAGGATGGGCAGCAGGTTGAACCAGCGCCCCAGGAAGGACCCCAGCAGGGGGATCTCGACGGGGAACCGGAAGAGCATGTCCGGCGCGGCGAGGTCGCTGATCCAGAGGAAGGGCGAGTGCCGCAGGGAGACGCTGCTGTTCAAGGCCTGCCAGAGGCCGACGAAGATCGGCAACTGGATGAGCGCCGGGAGGCAGCCGGAGACCGGGTTGACGCCGTGCTTCTTGTAGAGGGCCAGCGTCTCCCGCGTCTGCTGCTCCTTGTCGTCCTTGTACTTCTCCTGGATCGCCTTCAAATACGGCTGGAGTTGCTGCGTCCGCTGGGCCATGAGCGCCTGACGGCGGCCGAGGGGGAACATCAGCAGCTTCACGAAGAGCGTCATCAGGATGATGGCCACCCCCCAGTTGCCGACCGATCCCCCCAAGGCGCGGGAGATCGCGGTCGTCAGGTCGTAGGTGACCGAGAGGGTCGGGGTGATGAAGTACCGCGCGACGTAGGAGGCGCCCGGGATGAAGCTGCTCTTGCGGTAGGCGGCGAGGATCGAGGCGTTGTAGGGGGCCAGGGCCGAGTCGATCTTCGGGCCGGTGTAGACGCGAAACGTGTGCACGACCGGGGCGTTCGGCCCGGGGCGGATGGTCTTCGAGGTCATCCGGATGCCGACGTCGGACTTCTGGACCGCCTGGGCGTCCCGGTGCAGGACGACCGCCTTGGTCTCCTTGTCGATGCGCCCCTCGTCGCTGGTCGGGGCGGGGTAGGGGGCCAGGAAGGCCGCGAAGTACTGGTTCTCCACGCCCGCGAATCGGAGCGGGAGGGTCGTGCTCTTCGGCGGCTTGTCCCCGGCCTTCACGATGTCGTTGGCCGTGTGCGTCTCGACCTTGATGCTCCCCTCGCCGTTGCCCGAGGGGCGGATGGTGCCGAAGAAGACCTCGCGGAAGGTGCCGGTGTACCACTCGCCCTCGATCGGGATGCCGTGGGGCCCGAACAGGTTGTAGGAGAACGCCCGCTCCCGGTCGGGGCTCTCGAACGCGAGCTCCACCTCGAGGCCGTTCATCGTCTGCCAGAGTCGATACGTCTTGGTGATGCCCACCCCGTTGGCGGCCGTGGCGCGGAAGACGACCTCCTGACCCTCGATGTCCGCCTTCGTGGCCGGATCCTGCGAGCGGACGACCCGGACGGCATGCCCTTCGGGGTCGCGGACGACCTCCCACAGGACGGAGTCCAGCAGGTCCTCCGTGATCCGCGGGGGGGCGAGCTCCGACGCCTCGTCATCCACCTCGGGCTGGGCCACCTCCGCGGCCTTGCCCTCCTCGTTGATCGTGAGCGAGAGCGAAGGGGGGGCGATCGGATCCCGGCGGAGGATCTGGAGGGGGAGGTGCGGGTTCTTCCGCCCCTCGAACTCGGCGTCGTAGCGCGAGGAGAGGATGGACTCGACGCCGGCCCCCTTCTGCTCGAGCTGCACCGCCAGCCGGTAGCCGTCCGGGGCCTTGTCGGTCGCGGAGCCCAGCACGAGCTCGGAGGGGTCGACGTGCGCGACCTCGGGGGCCTTCGGGCCCTTCTTCTCCTCGGCACCCTTGGGCCTGTCCTCCTCGCGCCCGGGGGCCTCCGCCTTGGCGTCCGGGGCCGCGTCGCCTTGATCCTTCGCCACCTTCGCCGGGTCGGTCTGCGGCTTCTTCGCCTGCGGCCTGGGCCCCCAGCCGAGCGCCTGGATGAGGAGCATCCAGAGGATCATCACCATCAAGACGACGTAGATCTGCTTTCGATCATTCATGTGGAGCAAGGTCCTGGGGACGCCGACGGCCGCGCGAGGGGGGATGGCCCGTGCCGGGACGCGTCCGCGAACGTGCGAACGGCCACCCGTGGGCGACGGCCCCGGCACGCGGGCCGGGCCGCGGTGCCCCGCGACTTCCCATCATTCCATAGGACGCCTCGCCGGGGCCAGATTGCTTGGCGAGGATTCCGAGGGGCGTCCGGCCGGCCGGGCGGCTCGACGTCCGCCGTCAGCGGCCTTGCCGGAGCCGGTCGCCCAGGAACGGCTCGAGGTCGGGGACGGCATAAATCTTGTGGATCGTCTTTTCGAAGTCGTAGGGCAGCCGTCGGTAGGTGATCCGCGGGGAGGTCTTGGGCCGGGCCCCCTCGCCGTCCTTGGGGTCGATGCCGTCGTCCAGGATCACGTAGCAGGTGCGGTTGTCCCCGTCCCGCGGCTGCCCGACCGAGCCCACGTTGACCAGCAGCTTCCCCTCGCCCAGCGTATATTCGTTGTCGATTTCCTCGGGGGCGAAGAACTGGAAGTTCTCCGTGAAGATGCCCGGCACGTGGGTGTGGCCCTGGAAGCAATAATGCTCCACGAGCTGGAACAGCCGCTCCATCTTCCGGTGGTTGTAGATGTCCTCCGGGAAGATGTATTCGCTGAGCGGATTCCGGGGCGACCCGTGCACGAACAGGAACGGCCCCATGCGGTGCGTCCGCGGGAGCTCGCCCAGGAATTCCCATCGGCGTTCGTTGGCGGACCGGTCGGTCGCGCTCTCGAGCTGGCTACGCGTCCAGAAGATGGCCCGCTCGGCGCCGATGTTGAAGCCGTCGGGGTCGAACATCGCGCCCTGGTCGTGATTTCCGAGCAGGGTGACCTTGCAGGTCTCCATGACCCGGTCGATGCACTCGCGAGGGTTCGGGCCGTAGCCGATGATGTCGCCGAGGCAGAAGATCTCCTCGATGCCCTGGGAATGGATGTCCTCGAGGACGACTTCCAGGGCTTCGAAGTTGCCGTGTATATCGCTGATGAGTGCTCGCCGCACCTCGGAGAAACCTCCGACCGATCGTCGCCGGGGGATGGGGCGGCCGACGGTCCGTTGATCGTGGCGCAGAGACGATCTCTCCTGCCGAGCCGGGAAGATCCCTCAGGTCACTATCCTAAAGAAAGATCGACGCAAGGGAAGGGGGGAAACTCACGAATCCATGGAGCCAGGTGATGCGGCCGGACTTGCGACCCTCCGCTTCGGCTCCCTATTCTATAAGATCGCGAATCGGTTGCCAAAGCGTCGCGGGCGGCTTTCCATGAATCTCCTTGCGGTCGACACGTCCAGCGACATCGCGGCCCTCGCCCTCTGCACCGGAGCCGGTCGCCGCCTGGTCCCCGAGACGAGGGCAGAGCCGGCTCGCCGGCACGGCCGCGACCTCCTGCCGTCGATCCGCGCGCTCCTTCAGGACGGGGGCATCGCGCCCAGGGACCTGGACGTGGTGGCCGTGGGCCTGGGGCCCGGGTCGTACACGGGACTTCGGATCGGCCTGACCGCGGCCAGGATGATCGCGTACGCGGCCGGCGCGGCGATCCTCGGGCTGGACAGCCTGGAGGCCTGGGCGCGCTCCGCACCGGCGCAGGCCGGGCGGATCCACGTCATCGCCGACGCCCAGCGCGGGGACGTCTACGCCGCGGCATGGGAGCGGGATGTCGCCGACGCGCCGTTGCGCAAGGTCATGGACAGCAGGCTGGAGCCGCTCGCCGCCTGGTCCGCCCGGCTCGTCGAGGGCGACCACGTCCGCGGGCCGGCCGTCGCCTCGCCGGCCATCCGGCGCGTGATCCCGCCCGCGGCGATCGTCGCCGACGCCGTCCCGGACGACGGCCGGGGGCGCTCCGAGGCGATCCTGGAGATGGCCCTCAAGGCCTGGGGTGCCGGACGCCGAGACGACCTGTGGGCCCTGGAGCCCCGCTACCTCCGCCGCAGCGCCGCGGAGGACCAGCGGGACGCCCGCGGGGCCGCGTCGATGGCGGCCCGCTGATCGGCCCCGGGAGGGACGGATCGTGGCCGATGTCCGCCTGCACGTCGTGCTCCACGAGCCGGAGATCGCGGCCAACACGGGGGCCATCGGCCGGACCTGCGTGGCCGTGGGGGCGAGGCTCTGGCTCGTCCGCCCCCTCGGCTTCCACCTCGACGAGCGGTCGCTCCGGCGGGCCGGGCTGGACTACTGGGAGCACCTCGACTACCGCGTCGTGGATCGCCTCCAGGACGCCGCCC from Aquisphaera giovannonii includes these protein-coding regions:
- a CDS encoding tRNA modification GTPase gives rise to the protein MSSPLDTDDTIAAISSAPGPGARGLVRITGADAFRIAGSFFQPELDAPADRPPRASLRRGWLALEGLRPRLAAALALWPAPRTYTGQDVAEVHLVGSPPLLDLVLSQCLARGARPAQAGEFTLRAFLNGRLDLTRAEAVLGVIDAQNPAQLEAALEQLAGGISAPIAALRDRLLDLTALIEANLDFVDEHDVDPVADARLAGELDAASADLAGLAARLSGRDRPSHLPRVVLLGPPNAGKSRLFNAMAGEDHAIVSPVAGTTRDYLVARCDCDGVAFELVDTAGEEAPGEPIQAQAQDHRGEQARRADLLLLCEPAPDEGSSPGETCADAPFLRVRTKCDLVTSDEPPARDDPIRTSAATGDGLAALRSAIAEHLRARPGDGDQPAGTAARCRDSLARAGDSLASAAEALRSALGQELVAFELRSAIDELGKVVGATFTDDILDRIFSRFCIGK
- the yidC gene encoding membrane protein insertase YidC; translated protein: MNDRKQIYVVLMVMILWMLLIQALGWGPRPQAKKPQTDPAKVAKDQGDAAPDAKAEAPGREEDRPKGAEEKKGPKAPEVAHVDPSELVLGSATDKAPDGYRLAVQLEQKGAGVESILSSRYDAEFEGRKNPHLPLQILRRDPIAPPSLSLTINEEGKAAEVAQPEVDDEASELAPPRITEDLLDSVLWEVVRDPEGHAVRVVRSQDPATKADIEGQEVVFRATAANGVGITKTYRLWQTMNGLEVELAFESPDRERAFSYNLFGPHGIPIEGEWYTGTFREVFFGTIRPSGNGEGSIKVETHTANDIVKAGDKPPKSTTLPLRFAGVENQYFAAFLAPYPAPTSDEGRIDKETKAVVLHRDAQAVQKSDVGIRMTSKTIRPGPNAPVVHTFRVYTGPKIDSALAPYNASILAAYRKSSFIPGASYVARYFITPTLSVTYDLTTAISRALGGSVGNWGVAIILMTLFVKLLMFPLGRRQALMAQRTQQLQPYLKAIQEKYKDDKEQQTRETLALYKKHGVNPVSGCLPALIQLPIFVGLWQALNSSVSLRHSPFLWISDLAAPDMLFRFPVEIPLLGSFLGRWFNLLPILVVGLMLVQTKLFSPPATTPEAKTQQTTMQFMMVFMAVMFYKVPAGLGIYFITSSLWSIGERLLLPKITHAAENTPEADALGGDAGKGGPGKGGGGNGRGPAAPKKPPGAFGQFMERILEEARKDPTYRKLTDDREGKGKDRKTDRDDRRDRTRPRPKPGRKQSP
- a CDS encoding metallophosphoesterase family protein; amino-acid sequence: MRRALISDIHGNFEALEVVLEDIHSQGIEEIFCLGDIIGYGPNPRECIDRVMETCKVTLLGNHDQGAMFDPDGFNIGAERAIFWTRSQLESATDRSANERRWEFLGELPRTHRMGPFLFVHGSPRNPLSEYIFPEDIYNHRKMERLFQLVEHYCFQGHTHVPGIFTENFQFFAPEEIDNEYTLGEGKLLVNVGSVGQPRDGDNRTCYVILDDGIDPKDGEGARPKTSPRITYRRLPYDFEKTIHKIYAVPDLEPFLGDRLRQGR
- the tsaB gene encoding tRNA (adenosine(37)-N6)-threonylcarbamoyltransferase complex dimerization subunit type 1 TsaB, encoding MNLLAVDTSSDIAALALCTGAGRRLVPETRAEPARRHGRDLLPSIRALLQDGGIAPRDLDVVAVGLGPGSYTGLRIGLTAARMIAYAAGAAILGLDSLEAWARSAPAQAGRIHVIADAQRGDVYAAAWERDVADAPLRKVMDSRLEPLAAWSARLVEGDHVRGPAVASPAIRRVIPPAAIVADAVPDDGRGRSEAILEMALKAWGAGRRDDLWALEPRYLRRSAAEDQRDARGAASMAAR